The following proteins come from a genomic window of Pseudomonas putida:
- a CDS encoding DUF4440 domain-containing protein: MTATELVNAYYAAFNAGDMPGFLALLSEDVIHDINQGERQMGKARFAAFMEKMNRCYRERLADIVVMQNADGSRAAAEFTVHGEYLVDDEGLPAANGQTYVLPAGAFFYIHCGKIARVTNYYNLNDWVEQVA, encoded by the coding sequence ATGACCGCAACCGAACTGGTAAATGCTTACTACGCCGCCTTCAACGCGGGTGACATGCCAGGCTTTCTGGCGCTGCTCAGCGAAGACGTGATCCACGACATCAACCAGGGCGAGCGTCAGATGGGCAAGGCCAGGTTCGCCGCGTTCATGGAAAAGATGAACCGCTGCTACCGCGAGCGCCTGGCCGACATCGTGGTGATGCAGAACGCCGATGGCAGCCGCGCGGCGGCGGAGTTCACCGTACATGGCGAATACTTGGTCGATGACGAAGGGTTGCCGGCGGCAAACGGGCAGACCTATGTGCTGCCGGCGGGGGCGTTCTTCTATATTCACTGTGGCAAGATTGCCAGGGTGACCAACTACTACAACCTCAATGACTGGGTTGAGCAGGTTGCCTGA
- a CDS encoding GNAT family N-acetyltransferase — MEIRLLHGAAIAPYIDDLARLRLTVFREFPYLYDGTPEYEADYLANYARSGRSLVVLALDDGKVVGASTGLPLVDVAPEFQQPFLAQGRDPASVYYFGESLVLPAYRGQGLGVRFFIERESYAHKLAEFDYCAFCAVERPGAHPRRPAEYKPLHGFWRNRGFLHDPSLRTTYAWRDLDEQESSDKLMSFWLKALPI, encoded by the coding sequence ATGGAAATACGCCTGTTGCACGGTGCCGCTATCGCGCCTTACATCGATGACCTCGCTCGCCTGCGCCTTACTGTGTTCCGCGAGTTCCCCTACCTTTACGACGGCACCCCGGAGTACGAGGCCGACTACCTGGCCAACTATGCCCGCTCCGGGCGCAGCCTGGTTGTGCTGGCGCTGGACGACGGCAAAGTGGTCGGCGCTTCTACCGGCCTGCCGCTGGTGGACGTCGCGCCCGAATTCCAGCAGCCATTCCTGGCCCAGGGGCGCGACCCGGCCAGTGTGTACTACTTCGGTGAGTCGCTGGTGTTGCCGGCATACCGCGGTCAGGGCCTGGGGGTTCGCTTCTTCATCGAGCGCGAGTCCTACGCACACAAACTGGCCGAGTTCGATTATTGCGCGTTCTGCGCGGTCGAACGGCCTGGCGCACACCCGCGACGGCCAGCAGAGTACAAACCCTTGCACGGCTTCTGGCGCAACCGCGGCTTCCTGCACGACCCGTCGCTGCGCACCACCTACGCCTGGCGCGACCTGGACGAGCAGGAAAGCTCTGACAAGCTGATGTCATTCTGGCTCAAGGCACTGCCGATATGA
- a CDS encoding amidohydrolase, with translation MIRLAACQYAIELHETWDAYADHLQGLCAEAVEAGARLLLLPEYAGLVLSGQLNAGQREDLKASIAGIQPLIEPWKALCESLARRWGIYLQPGSVPVLDNDGRYRNRAWLFGPQGVLGYQDKLMMTRFEREQWDIAAGQGLQVFETELGRLGILICYDNEFPMLARRLAECGADLILAPSCTDTEAGYHRVRIGAQARALENQIAVLQSPTVGVAPWSPALDENIGRAGLFVPPDHGMPGDGVVALSEQLNPDCSQWLVCEVDLEGVRRVRQEGQVFTWRDWPEQFERVL, from the coding sequence ATGATCCGCCTGGCGGCCTGCCAGTACGCCATCGAGCTGCATGAGACGTGGGACGCCTACGCCGACCACCTGCAAGGCCTGTGCGCCGAAGCGGTGGAAGCGGGGGCACGCTTGCTGCTATTGCCGGAGTACGCCGGGCTGGTGCTGAGCGGCCAGCTGAATGCCGGGCAGCGGGAAGACCTGAAGGCTTCGATTGCCGGCATCCAGCCGCTGATCGAACCCTGGAAAGCGTTGTGCGAGAGCCTTGCCCGGCGCTGGGGGATCTACCTGCAACCGGGCAGTGTGCCGGTGCTGGACAACGATGGACGCTACCGCAACCGTGCCTGGCTGTTCGGCCCCCAAGGTGTGCTGGGTTATCAGGACAAACTGATGATGACCCGCTTCGAGCGCGAGCAGTGGGATATTGCTGCAGGCCAGGGGTTGCAGGTATTCGAAACCGAACTGGGGCGGCTTGGCATCCTGATCTGCTACGACAACGAGTTCCCGATGCTGGCCCGCCGCCTGGCCGAGTGCGGTGCCGACCTGATTCTGGCGCCGAGTTGTACCGATACCGAGGCCGGTTACCACCGGGTGCGTATTGGCGCCCAGGCGCGCGCTCTGGAGAACCAGATTGCCGTGTTGCAGAGCCCTACGGTGGGGGTGGCGCCGTGGTCACCGGCATTGGACGAGAATATCGGCCGGGCAGGCCTGTTCGTGCCGCCGGATCACGGGATGCCAGGGGATGGGGTGGTGGCGTTGAGTGAGCAGTTGAACCCGGACTGCAGCCAGTGGCTGGTGTGTGAGGTGGATTTGGAGGGAGTACGGCGGGTGAGGCAGGAAGGGCAGGTGTTTACCTGGCGGGACTGGCCGGAGCAGTTCGAGAGAGTCCTGTGA
- a CDS encoding fumarate hydratase (catalyzes the formation of fumarate from malate): MTVIKQDDLIQSVADALQFISYYHPVDFIQAMHEAYLREESPAARDSIAQILINSRMCATGHRPICQDTGIVTVFIRVGMDVRWDGATMSVDDMINEGVRRAYNLPENVLRASILADPAGARKNTKDNTPAVIHYSIVPGDKVEVDVAAKGGGSENKSKMAMLNPSDSIVDWVLKTVPTMGAGWCPPGMLGIGIGGTAEKAAVMAKEVLMESIDIHELKARGPQNRLEEIRLELFDKVNQLGIGAQGLGGLTTVLDVKIMDYPTHAASLPVCMIPNCAATRHAHFVLDGTGPAELEAPSLDAYPEIVWEAGPSARRVNLDDITPEEVASWKPGETILLNGKMLTGRDAAHKRMVEMLNRGEELPVDLKGRFIYYVGPVDPVGDEVVGPAGPTTATRMDKFTRQILEQTGLLGMIGKSERGPTAIEAIKDNKAVYLMAVGGAAYLVAQAIRKSKVLAFAELGMEAIYEFEVKDMPVTVAVDSNGESVHITGPALWQSKIAESLAVEVK, translated from the coding sequence ATGACCGTGATCAAGCAAGACGACCTGATTCAGAGCGTCGCCGACGCCCTGCAATTCATCTCGTACTACCACCCCGTCGATTTCATCCAGGCCATGCACGAGGCCTATCTGCGTGAGGAGTCGCCTGCTGCACGCGACTCCATCGCCCAGATCCTGATCAACTCGCGCATGTGCGCCACCGGCCATCGTCCAATCTGCCAGGACACCGGTATCGTCACCGTGTTCATCCGCGTGGGCATGGACGTGCGCTGGGACGGCGCCACCATGAGCGTCGACGACATGATCAACGAAGGTGTGCGTCGCGCCTACAACCTGCCTGAGAACGTCCTGCGCGCTTCGATCCTGGCCGACCCAGCCGGTGCCCGCAAGAACACCAAGGACAACACCCCGGCAGTGATCCACTACTCCATCGTCCCTGGCGACAAGGTCGAAGTGGATGTTGCAGCCAAGGGCGGCGGCTCGGAAAACAAGTCGAAGATGGCCATGCTCAATCCGTCCGACTCGATCGTCGACTGGGTACTGAAGACCGTGCCGACCATGGGCGCTGGCTGGTGCCCGCCTGGCATGCTCGGCATCGGCATCGGCGGTACCGCCGAGAAGGCCGCGGTCATGGCCAAGGAAGTGTTGATGGAGTCCATCGACATTCACGAACTGAAAGCCCGTGGCCCACAGAACCGCCTGGAAGAAATCCGCCTGGAGCTGTTCGACAAGGTCAACCAGCTGGGCATCGGCGCTCAAGGCCTGGGTGGCCTGACCACTGTGCTCGACGTCAAGATCATGGACTACCCGACCCACGCGGCGTCCTTGCCGGTGTGCATGATCCCCAACTGCGCCGCTACCCGCCACGCCCACTTCGTGCTCGATGGCACCGGCCCGGCAGAACTGGAAGCGCCGTCGCTGGACGCCTACCCGGAAATCGTCTGGGAAGCCGGCCCGAGCGCCCGTCGCGTCAACCTCGACGACATTACCCCGGAAGAAGTGGCCAGCTGGAAGCCGGGCGAAACCATCCTGCTCAACGGCAAGATGCTGACTGGCCGCGATGCCGCGCACAAGCGCATGGTTGAAATGCTCAACCGTGGCGAAGAGTTGCCGGTAGACCTGAAAGGCCGCTTCATCTACTACGTAGGCCCGGTCGATCCGGTGGGTGACGAAGTGGTAGGCCCAGCCGGCCCGACCACTGCTACCCGCATGGACAAGTTCACCCGCCAGATCCTTGAGCAGACTGGCCTGCTGGGCATGATCGGCAAGTCCGAGCGTGGCCCGACCGCCATCGAAGCGATCAAGGACAACAAGGCTGTGTACCTGATGGCCGTTGGCGGCGCTGCATACCTGGTAGCCCAGGCCATCCGCAAGTCGAAGGTGCTGGCCTTCGCCGAGCTGGGCATGGAGGCGATCTACGAGTTCGAAGTCAAGGACATGCCGGTGACCGTCGCCGTGGACAGCAACGGCGAGTCGGTACACATCACTGGCCCTGCCCTGTGGCAGAGCAAGATTGCCGAAAGCCTGGCCGTTGAAGTGAAGTAA
- a CDS encoding iron-sulfur-binding ferredoxin reductase, whose translation MPEICVGERRWVVPIGSNLLDALNEAGLNVPYSCRAGSCHACLVHCLDGQPADALPEALALEKHAQGWRLACQCRVVEDLRVALYDPRQGGVPAQVCALDWFGDVLRLRVRPARAVRYQAGQHVVLWLEAVARPYSLASLPGEDDVLEFHIDCQRPGAFCDRARGLQVGDQMHLGEFRGGALHYDPDWQERPLWLLAAGTGLAPLWGILREALRLGHRGEIRVLHVARDPAGHYLAEPLLKLPGVSVELVLVEQMDEALAGMRLLSRQTVVLLCGAPGSVERFARRMFIAGVPRGQVFADVFVEHA comes from the coding sequence ATGCCCGAAATTTGCGTGGGCGAGCGCCGCTGGGTGGTGCCCATTGGCAGCAACCTGCTCGATGCCCTCAACGAGGCGGGGCTGAATGTGCCCTACAGTTGCCGCGCCGGCAGTTGCCACGCTTGTCTGGTGCACTGCCTGGATGGGCAACCGGCGGACGCTTTGCCCGAGGCATTGGCGTTGGAGAAACACGCTCAGGGCTGGCGCCTGGCATGCCAGTGCCGGGTGGTCGAGGACCTGCGTGTGGCGCTATACGACCCCCGGCAGGGTGGCGTACCGGCGCAGGTCTGCGCTTTGGACTGGTTTGGCGATGTATTGCGCCTGCGGGTGCGGCCCGCGCGGGCGGTGCGTTACCAGGCGGGGCAGCATGTGGTGCTGTGGCTGGAGGCGGTTGCTCGGCCTTATTCCCTGGCCAGCCTGCCGGGTGAGGATGATGTTCTCGAGTTTCATATCGATTGCCAGCGACCTGGTGCCTTTTGCGACAGGGCGCGTGGGCTGCAGGTGGGCGATCAGATGCATTTGGGTGAGTTCAGAGGCGGAGCCCTTCATTACGACCCTGATTGGCAGGAGCGGCCGCTGTGGTTGCTGGCCGCGGGAACCGGGCTGGCGCCGCTCTGGGGTATCTTGCGCGAAGCGTTGCGCCTGGGGCATCGGGGCGAAATCCGCGTGCTGCATGTAGCGCGGGATCCGGCGGGGCACTATCTGGCGGAGCCGCTGCTGAAGCTGCCAGGGGTGAGTGTCGAGTTGGTGCTGGTGGAACAGATGGATGAAGCGTTGGCCGGGATGCGGCTGTTGTCGCGGCAGACGGTGGTGCTGCTGTGTGGGGCGCCTGGGAGTGTCGAGCGGTTTGCCCGGCGGATGTTCATCGCAGGCGTGCCGCGGGGGCAGGTGTTTGCTGATGTGTTCGTCGAGCATGCCTGA
- a CDS encoding phosphatase PAP2 family protein produces the protein MQQRTRPRPINYWLYLGIPLATALALILLELTSVDMDVANLFFDPAAGQFIGRHSYVLENILHDRVKQVVILLGVISLLTFAASLFWKRLFGWRRELGCLVLALGLSTAFVTPLKKVTQVQCPWSLTQFGGTETYSKLLEPRPPTNKPGLCWPGGHAATGFCLFALFFMLRDRKPRLARVAFLVALVAGSILSVGRMMQGAHFLSHNVWTAVFCWLIGLGSYYLVLYRRAQAEVPVAEHSAA, from the coding sequence ATGCAGCAACGCACCCGCCCTCGCCCGATCAACTACTGGCTGTACCTGGGGATTCCCCTGGCGACTGCGCTGGCCCTGATCCTGCTGGAACTGACTTCAGTCGACATGGATGTCGCCAACCTGTTCTTCGACCCCGCTGCCGGGCAGTTCATTGGCCGCCACAGTTACGTGTTGGAAAACATCCTGCATGACCGGGTCAAGCAAGTGGTGATCCTGTTGGGGGTGATATCGCTGCTGACCTTTGCCGCGAGCCTTTTCTGGAAGCGCCTGTTTGGCTGGCGCCGTGAACTAGGCTGCCTGGTGCTGGCGCTGGGCTTGTCGACAGCGTTTGTCACGCCGCTGAAAAAAGTCACCCAGGTGCAGTGCCCTTGGAGCCTGACCCAGTTTGGCGGCACCGAAACGTACAGCAAGCTGCTGGAACCACGGCCGCCTACCAACAAGCCTGGGCTGTGCTGGCCGGGCGGGCATGCCGCGACCGGGTTCTGCCTGTTCGCCTTGTTCTTCATGCTGCGTGATCGCAAGCCGCGCCTGGCGCGGGTGGCGTTTTTAGTAGCCCTGGTAGCAGGGTCGATACTGTCGGTGGGCAGGATGATGCAGGGGGCGCACTTCCTGTCGCACAATGTGTGGACAGCAGTGTTCTGCTGGTTGATCGGACTGGGGTCGTATTACCTGGTTCTCTATCGGCGGGCGCAGGCCGAGGTGCCCGTCGCCGAGCACAGCGCCGCATGA
- a CDS encoding response regulator produces the protein MRILLVEDNRDILANLADYLGMKGYTVDCAQDGLSGLHLAATEHYDLIVLDIMLPGIDGYTLCKRLREDARRDTPVIMLTARDQLDDRLQGFRSGADDYLLKPFALSELAARIEAVLRRAQGGGRRTLQVADLSYDLDTLEVTRQGRLLKLNPVGLKLLAVLMQKSPHVLRREVLEEALWGDDCPDSDSLRSHVHQLRQVIDKPFEKPLLHTVHGVGYRLAEGRDGV, from the coding sequence ATGCGCATTCTTTTGGTTGAAGACAACCGCGATATCCTGGCCAACCTGGCCGATTACCTGGGCATGAAAGGCTACACCGTCGACTGTGCCCAGGATGGCCTGTCCGGGCTGCATCTGGCCGCCACCGAGCACTACGACCTGATCGTCCTCGACATCATGCTGCCAGGCATTGATGGTTACACCTTGTGCAAGCGCCTGCGCGAAGATGCCCGCCGTGACACGCCGGTGATCATGCTCACTGCCCGTGACCAACTGGACGATCGCCTACAGGGCTTCCGCTCTGGGGCTGACGACTACCTGCTCAAGCCATTTGCCCTGTCGGAGCTGGCGGCGCGCATCGAAGCGGTGCTGCGCCGTGCCCAGGGCGGTGGGCGGCGCACCCTGCAGGTGGCTGACCTCAGCTACGACCTCGATACCCTCGAGGTAACCCGCCAGGGTCGCCTGCTGAAGCTCAACCCGGTCGGCCTCAAGCTGCTGGCGGTACTGATGCAGAAAAGCCCGCACGTACTGCGCCGCGAGGTGCTGGAAGAAGCCTTGTGGGGCGATGACTGCCCTGATAGCGACAGCCTGCGCAGCCATGTGCATCAGTTGCGCCAGGTGATCGACAAACCGTTTGAAAAACCGTTGCTGCATACCGTCCATGGCGTCGGCTATCGCCTCGCCGAGGGCCGCGATGGAGTTTAA
- a CDS encoding HAMP domain-containing protein produces the protein MEFKQSLAQRIIIAFALMSALVAGAFAFGIVATVHLVEERLISSVLGGDLQRLLRMDSVSDWSHRPRPDQLFYFSGGRDDFELPKDLRHLDRGFHEVFRDQLSYHAMVEIVDGRRYVLLQDQSDFEERERILFAVVVVGFVLSLVLAVILGWLVARRVMAPVIRLARQVRHRDQLLGLAPPLAPDYAADEVGQLAVAFDDTLGRLRDALTRERLFTSDVSHELRTPLMVLATSCELLMENPGLDARARSQVERVARATEEMRELVKTFLMLARAQRDEGAVASRATLREVADELIGVWRDTIEQKGLTLYFDGRVSASPVLYNATFLQSVMGNLLRNAAHYTDSGYIRLSLEANGFSVEDSGVGIPEEQREAMFRPFVRGDERRGEGLGLGLSLVQRICDDQGWRVTLTSTLPHGCRFQVDLSNTATKGDPDALVG, from the coding sequence ATGGAGTTTAAGCAAAGCCTTGCCCAGCGCATCATCATCGCCTTTGCCCTGATGAGCGCGCTGGTGGCCGGGGCCTTCGCATTCGGTATCGTCGCCACGGTGCACCTGGTCGAGGAACGACTGATTTCTTCGGTACTGGGCGGTGATCTGCAGCGCCTGCTGCGTATGGACAGCGTCAGTGACTGGAGTCATCGGCCTCGCCCGGACCAGCTGTTCTACTTCAGTGGTGGGCGTGACGACTTCGAGCTGCCCAAGGACCTGCGTCACCTCGACCGCGGTTTCCACGAAGTGTTCCGAGACCAGCTGTCGTACCACGCCATGGTCGAGATCGTCGATGGTCGCCGCTATGTACTGCTGCAGGACCAGAGCGACTTCGAGGAGCGTGAGCGCATACTGTTTGCCGTGGTTGTGGTGGGCTTCGTGCTCAGCCTGGTGCTGGCGGTCATCCTTGGCTGGTTGGTTGCACGTCGGGTAATGGCACCGGTCATCCGCCTGGCGCGTCAGGTGCGCCACCGCGATCAGTTACTGGGCCTGGCCCCACCGCTGGCGCCGGATTATGCGGCAGACGAAGTCGGCCAGCTTGCAGTGGCTTTCGACGATACCCTGGGCCGCTTGCGTGATGCGCTGACCCGCGAGCGGCTGTTCACCAGCGACGTCAGCCACGAACTACGCACGCCGTTGATGGTGTTGGCTACCTCTTGCGAGCTTCTGATGGAAAACCCTGGCCTCGATGCCCGCGCGCGCAGCCAGGTGGAGCGGGTTGCGCGGGCTACCGAAGAAATGCGCGAGCTGGTCAAGACCTTCCTCATGTTGGCCCGGGCGCAGCGTGATGAGGGCGCGGTGGCGTCACGGGCGACCCTGCGCGAAGTGGCCGACGAACTTATCGGGGTGTGGCGCGACACCATCGAACAGAAAGGCCTCACCCTGTATTTCGATGGCCGCGTGAGTGCTAGCCCTGTGCTGTACAACGCCACCTTCCTGCAGTCGGTGATGGGCAACCTGCTGCGTAATGCTGCGCACTACACCGACAGTGGGTATATCCGCCTGAGCCTGGAAGCCAACGGTTTCAGCGTAGAAGACAGCGGCGTGGGTATCCCCGAAGAGCAGCGCGAGGCCATGTTCAGGCCGTTCGTGCGCGGCGATGAACGGCGTGGCGAGGGCCTGGGGCTGGGGCTTTCGCTGGTACAGCGGATCTGTGACGACCAGGGCTGGCGTGTCACCCTGACATCCACCTTGCCACATGGCTGCCGCTTCCAGGTGGACCTGAGCAACACCGCAACCAAAGGTGACCCGGACGCCTTGGTCGGGTAA
- a CDS encoding methyltransferase domain-containing protein, producing MRSPIKLEFSEKYDKDHAREYFLKHQAGLARRLSHKRDEQLARRALALAGEPGLVLDLPCGAGRFWPLLAEKPNRVIIGADNSEAMIETACAAQPPEVVARVRPLQTSAFAIDLPDNAVDSIFCMRLFHHIGEAAHRKTILSEFQRVSRDSVILSLWVDGNFKAWRRKKLELRRSAKAEQDNYQNRFVLPAETVEEEFRAAGFRIQERLDFLPFYAMWRVYVLRKG from the coding sequence ATGCGTAGCCCCATCAAGCTTGAATTTTCCGAGAAGTACGACAAAGACCATGCGCGCGAGTACTTTCTCAAGCACCAGGCCGGCCTGGCGCGACGCCTTTCCCACAAGCGAGATGAGCAGTTGGCGCGCCGCGCCTTGGCATTGGCTGGCGAGCCCGGCCTGGTATTGGACCTGCCATGCGGTGCGGGCCGTTTCTGGCCGCTGTTGGCGGAAAAGCCCAATCGGGTAATCATCGGTGCCGACAACTCCGAGGCCATGATCGAGACTGCCTGTGCGGCGCAACCGCCAGAGGTGGTCGCACGGGTACGGCCGTTGCAGACTTCGGCCTTTGCCATCGACCTGCCGGATAACGCCGTCGACAGCATCTTCTGCATGCGCCTGTTCCACCACATTGGCGAGGCGGCGCACAGAAAGACCATACTTTCGGAATTTCAGCGGGTTAGCCGTGATAGTGTGATCCTGTCCCTGTGGGTGGATGGCAACTTCAAGGCCTGGCGCCGGAAAAAGCTGGAGCTGCGCCGTAGCGCCAAAGCCGAACAGGATAATTACCAGAACCGTTTCGTGTTACCTGCCGAAACGGTCGAAGAAGAATTCAGGGCTGCCGGCTTCAGAATCCAGGAACGCCTCGACTTCCTGCCGTTCTATGCCATGTGGCGAGTCTACGTATTGCGTAAGGGGTAG
- a CDS encoding InaA protein, which translates to MAVAHKGESRFDFYWRQQGEWVEEPNQRRGGESGVQRLNDANGKLLYAKRQVGHIYRSLLHPFGRPTVLRELDALNSFEQLGVRVPRIVFCGAERDAEHQWRALLVSEALDGFVELDTWHAEGARERYPQVVHERMLKDLAENLARMHLGHWQHGCLYGKHVFIKVIGEGDQARVEVALLDLEKCRRRISCQRAAGNDLRQLRRHSSLNDAEWRTLLYFYKMAFGSAVKGLE; encoded by the coding sequence ATGGCTGTAGCCCATAAAGGGGAATCGCGGTTCGATTTTTACTGGCGTCAGCAAGGCGAGTGGGTCGAGGAGCCTAACCAGCGCCGCGGCGGTGAAAGTGGCGTGCAACGCCTCAACGATGCCAATGGCAAGCTGTTGTATGCCAAGCGCCAGGTTGGGCATATCTACCGCAGCCTGTTGCACCCTTTTGGTCGGCCGACGGTATTGCGTGAACTCGATGCGCTGAACAGTTTCGAGCAGTTGGGCGTGCGTGTACCGCGTATCGTCTTCTGTGGTGCGGAGCGCGATGCCGAGCACCAGTGGCGCGCGCTGCTGGTCAGCGAAGCGCTGGACGGTTTTGTCGAACTCGACACCTGGCATGCCGAAGGTGCCCGCGAGCGTTACCCGCAGGTGGTGCATGAGCGCATGCTCAAGGACCTGGCGGAAAACCTGGCGCGGATGCACCTGGGGCACTGGCAACACGGCTGCCTGTATGGCAAGCACGTATTCATCAAGGTGATCGGCGAGGGCGACCAGGCTCGCGTCGAAGTGGCGCTGCTGGACCTGGAAAAGTGCAGGCGGCGTATCAGTTGCCAGCGTGCGGCCGGCAATGACTTGCGTCAGCTACGCCGCCATTCGTCGCTCAATGACGCAGAATGGCGGACACTGCTCTACTTTTACAAGATGGCGTTTGGCAGCGCTGTCAAAGGGTTAGAGTAA